One genomic region from Thermococcus sp. encodes:
- the eif2g gene encoding translation initiation factor IF-2 subunit gamma translates to MAKKKEFRQAEVNIGMVGHVDHGKTTLTRALTGIWTDTHSEELRRGITIKIGFADAEIRKCPNCGRYSTSPICPYCGHETKFKRRVSFIDAPGHEALMTTMLAGASLMDGAVLVIAANEGIMPQTREHLMALQIVGNRNVVIALNKIELVDRETVMKRYEEVKEFVKGTVAENAPIIPISALHGANIDVLLAAIEEFIPRSHRDARKAPKMLVLRSFDVNKPGTPPEKLMGGVIGGSIIQGKLKVGEEIEIRPGVPYEDHGRIRYEPITTEIVSLQAGGRFVEEAYPGGLVGVGTKLDPYLTKGDLMAGNAVGKPGKLPPVWDDLTLEVHLLDRVVGTEEELRVEPVKRREVLLLNVGTARTMGLVTGLGKDTVELKLQIPICAEVGDRVAISRQVGSRWRLIGYGFIRE, encoded by the coding sequence GTGGCTAAGAAGAAGGAGTTTAGGCAGGCTGAAGTTAACATAGGAATGGTAGGTCACGTTGATCACGGCAAAACGACACTCACAAGGGCTTTAACGGGAATCTGGACTGACACCCACAGCGAGGAGCTTAGAAGGGGCATCACAATCAAGATAGGCTTTGCCGACGCGGAGATAAGGAAGTGCCCGAACTGTGGGAGGTACTCCACCTCCCCAATCTGCCCCTACTGCGGCCACGAGACGAAGTTCAAAAGGCGTGTGTCGTTCATAGACGCCCCCGGTCACGAGGCCCTGATGACGACGATGTTGGCTGGAGCCTCACTCATGGACGGAGCCGTTCTCGTCATAGCAGCCAACGAGGGGATAATGCCCCAAACTAGGGAGCACCTTATGGCCCTTCAGATAGTAGGGAACAGAAACGTGGTCATTGCCCTCAACAAGATAGAGCTCGTGGACAGGGAGACCGTGATGAAGCGCTACGAGGAGGTAAAGGAGTTCGTTAAGGGAACCGTCGCCGAGAACGCCCCGATAATCCCGATCTCGGCACTCCATGGTGCCAACATTGACGTCCTCCTCGCGGCCATTGAGGAGTTTATACCCCGATCTCACAGGGACGCCAGGAAGGCCCCAAAAATGCTCGTTCTGAGGAGCTTTGATGTCAACAAACCCGGAACGCCGCCGGAGAAGCTCATGGGGGGTGTCATCGGTGGCTCGATAATCCAGGGCAAGCTCAAGGTCGGCGAGGAGATAGAGATAAGGCCCGGAGTTCCCTACGAGGATCATGGCAGGATACGCTACGAGCCGATAACGACGGAGATAGTCTCCCTGCAGGCGGGGGGGAGGTTCGTTGAAGAGGCATATCCAGGCGGTCTCGTTGGGGTTGGAACCAAACTCGACCCGTACCTGACTAAGGGCGACCTCATGGCAGGAAACGCCGTTGGAAAGCCCGGGAAACTCCCACCAGTATGGGATGACCTGACCCTAGAGGTGCATCTCCTCGACCGTGTCGTCGGGACGGAGGAAGAACTCAGGGTCGAGCCAGTAAAGAGGCGTGAGGTTCTCCTCCTCAACGTTGGAACGGCGAGGACGATGGGTCTCGTTACGGGTCTCGGGAAGGACACCGTTGAGCTGAAGCTCCAGATACCCATCTGCGCCGAGGTTGGTGACAGGGTTGCCATAAGCAGACAGGTCGGAAGCAGGTGGAGGCTTATCGGCTACGGCTTCATAAGGGAGTGA
- a CDS encoding translation initiation factor 2 — translation MIVNDRKKFVHNFLTRLAAAEVLVVIFGKYGVELGVEFGLLWLIAMTPIILHIYREEWKTLSKVYPKEKADKVANNLLVSRYIIGIIPITASLSGRWSDGNLAILGLLGLLFALMAAKLLTEAGYPLSEDEKAIFFREEPL, via the coding sequence ATGATTGTCAACGACCGGAAAAAGTTCGTACATAATTTCCTCACACGCCTAGCTGCAGCTGAGGTCTTAGTCGTTATTTTCGGGAAGTATGGGGTGGAGCTTGGTGTAGAGTTTGGCCTACTCTGGCTAATCGCAATGACCCCAATAATCCTGCACATCTACCGAGAGGAGTGGAAAACGTTATCAAAAGTGTATCCCAAAGAAAAAGCCGACAAAGTGGCCAATAACCTCCTGGTTTCCCGCTACATAATAGGGATTATACCAATAACAGCTTCTCTTTCTGGACGCTGGTCAGATGGCAACCTTGCAATTTTAGGACTGCTGGGGTTGCTATTTGCACTGATGGCGGCCAAGCTCCTTACAGAGGCAGGATACCCTCTTAGCGAGGATGAAAAGGCAATCTTCTTCAGAGAAGAGCCGCTATGA